The following are encoded together in the Cervus elaphus chromosome 23, mCerEla1.1, whole genome shotgun sequence genome:
- the LOC122681031 gene encoding ferritin light chain-like — translation MQLRASYTYLSLGFYFDRDDVALEGVGHFFRELAKEKCEGMECLLKLQNQRGGRALFLDMQKPSQNEWGKTQDSMEATLVVEKNLNQALLDLHDLASAHGDSHICDFLENHFLDEEVKLIKKMGDHLTNLRRLAGPQAGLGEFLFQRLTPKHN, via the coding sequence ATGCAGTTGCGGGCCTCCTACACCTACCTCTCTCTGGGCTTCTATTTCGACCGCGACGATGTGGCTCTGGAGGGTGTGGGTCACTTTTTTCGTGAATTGGCCAAGGAGAAGTGCGAGGGCATGGAGTGTCTCTTGAAACTGCAAAACCAGCGTGGCGGCCGCGCCCTCTTCCTGGACATGCAGAAGCCATCTCAAAATGAGTGGGGTAAAACCCAGGACTCTATGGAAGCCACCCTTGTTGTAGAGAAGAACCTGAATCAAGCCCTGTTGGATCTGCATGACCTGGCTTCTGCCCATGGAGACTCCCACATCTGTGATTTCCTGGAGAACCACTTCCTAGATGAGGAAGTGAAACTCATTAAGAAGATGGGTGACCATCTGACCAACCTCCGCAGGCTGGCTGGTCCCCAGGCTGGGTTGGGCGAGTTTCTCTTCCAGAGGCTCACCCCCAAGCACAACTAG